The genomic DNA CATGTATTTCGGGACCATCAGCTCGGCGCGCCAGCGGACCTGGTGGCCTTCCAGCACGAGGTACGACCAGCACACCACGAGGCTGCGCGGCAGCACCAACTACCACGACGACAACTACGGGAGCTTCCACGCCTCCGGCTATCCCCAGACGTTCTTCTTGCCCACCATTCACACCGGGCGGTGGAACAACTGCGGGAGCAGTACCGGTTGCAGATACTACCAGGTTCCGTGGGTCCCCTGAGGGAATGGCCAGGGGCAGGCTCACCTGCCCCGGCACGGGCGGGTCTTGAACGTGGTGCGGGTCCCCAACCCGGTGGCCGCCAAGCTTGTCGCCACCCTGCCCAACCCAGCCGCCACCGACCCGAGCTCGGTGCCCTACATCACCACCTTCACGGTCGCCGGTGGCAAGCTCTTCTTCGCCATGGCCATCAGCACCTCACGCCCGGCCCGTGGTGCTCGATGGCGCGGTCCAACCGCAGGGAGGTGCCTGGCTTTTGCCCAACCGCCCGGAGACCGTCAGCGGGGGCTCACCTCCACCGGTGCAGCACGAGCGCGTAGTCGGGCTGCTCGCGCTCCAGCTGCTTTCGTTTCTGGACCATCCGACGGTAGGCCGGCAGCCGCGTCGCCCGGGAGACGAGGAGCTCGAGTCCGCCGAGCAGCAGCACCCACCCGACCCACTTGAATCCTTTCGGGAGCCACGGCAACACCAGCAGGGCGACAATCAGGCCCATTCCGCCGAAGGACAGGAGCGCCTCCACGGCGAATTGGATCCGCCGCTCGGTGGGGGTGAGCCGGGCCTCGATGCGTTGCTCTTCGTGATCGCCCTGGGCATTCCCGGGGGCGGCGCCGGCCTACCGCCTGCCCGGGCCCACGCTCCAGCGCGTCCGTGGAGGGCGCGAGCCCGCGCAGCCGGAGATCGCGAGCAGGGCCAGAGCCCAGGAGGATAACGCGATGTTGACAGCGATTCCCCCCCCTCACTACCGTCGACTCTTCAACCCGTAATCGAAGCTTGGCGAGGATTCCATGCGCATGAAGAGCATGTTGGGCGGGCTGTTGGCGGCAGGGCTGTTGTCCGTGGGCTGTGGCGGCACGATGCCGGAGGAGCAGCCGGAGCAGAGCGTCAATCAGACCGAGCAGGAGCTCGCCCCGAGCTGCCCCGCTGGCTACACGTTGAACTACTACTGGGACTGTGGCCAGGTTTGCGGCGCCGGGTGGGGCAACTTCCTGCGCTACTACTGCACCAACGGATCGGACTACTACGAGGTGGGAACCGGCAGTGTGCGCTGTGGAGCGTGTTACTGAGGCTCCACTCGCTCTGTCTCTCGGCGCCGCCCTCGGAGTCCTTCCCTACGTATCCCTGGGTGGGCGCATAGACGAGGTTCGGCGCCGTCCCCGACAGAGTGCCGTGCTGTACGTGGACGTCCCGCTCCCGCCGGCCACGAGCACCTTGCCCGAGGGCAGCGAGGACCAGCCGGGATCCACCACCACCGGGCCGGACAGGCCCACCAGGTCCACCGCCATCTCCACGGACAGCGTCCGGCCCAGCGCGTAGCGCACGGGCGCACCGGCAGTTCGCGCGCGTACACCAGCTCCAGGTACTCGCCCACGGCGCGCGCCGCCACCACGCCTGGGGGCAGCGTCACCTCGTAGCGCACCCGATGCTCGCGCTGGCCCTCGGGCAGGACGATGAACTCCTCCACGCGCCCCGCCAGCCATTCGTGGGGCACACCTCTTTCCGACACTGGATGGGCTGAGCGGGCCGGCTCGAGCCCCTCATGCCTCGGAAGGGAATGGCCGGCGGGGAGGTGGGTCTGTTGGCTGATTGAAGATTGGCATCATCTTGATGGGATTCGTTTTAAGTATTTGCCGTATGGGAGGTGGAGGGGTGGCCTCGGTGAATAAGTTGGGGCACTTGGGGACGGAGATGTGGGGGGCCGACCTTGCTCAGGATGAGATTGGGAAAGTGGGTCGAGTCGCAGGATTGGACCATGTACGGCATGGTCTTTTCCGTATTTCTCATATGGCGAATTGGCGCGATTGGGGGCTGGAGCAGAGGGTGTTGGATCCTGCTAGCCGTCTGTCTGGTGGGAGTGCGCAAGGACCAGAGTGACATCGACTGGACGCGGTTCTTCACCATCGGGATTCCGCTCCTGGGCGTGTTCTACTACTTCTACAAAGCCGGAAATGCCTTGTGGTGGGAGTTGGCGAACTGGATGTTCCAGAACAACAAACATCCCTTGCATTTGGATGAGCTCATGCAGGCGATTCCGCTGAATGCCGGCGCCTGGGCCAGGACGTTCAGCTGCGAGGCTCTGGATGAGTTCATGGCGTGGGTCTACAGCCACAGCTTCGTGGTGTCCCTGTGGATCTGCATCGTGCGGAGCTTCTGGACGAAGAGCGTCAAGAAGATGCTGTCCTACGCGCTGTCCGGTCACCTGCTGCAGTTCCCCCTGATATTTCCTTTCTACAATCTGATTCTCCTGCGCGAGGTCTGGTATGTGAAGAGTCAGCCGGATCTGCTTCAGCGCCAGTTCGCGGATGAAAACGCGCTGCTCGTCAACGTGATGAACTGCTTCCCGAGCATGCATACGTCCATCGCGTTCGCGATGCTGCTGCTGGCCCTACGGGAGAAGGACGGGATCTTCAAGACGACGATGGTCGCCTACTGCGTCTCCATCATCTTCTCCACGTTGTATCTACAGATTCACTGGGTCGTGGATGTGCTGGCCGGCATGGCTTTCGGTTTCGGCTCCGTCAAACTGGCGGACAGGTTGATTCATGTCGTGTCGGCCCGGCTCGTTCCGGCGAAGCTCAAGGCCACCTGCGCATGAGAAGGCGGGAAGGCCTTTGGAGAGGTGACCATGGCGAACG from Archangium lipolyticum includes the following:
- a CDS encoding phosphatase PAP2 family protein gives rise to the protein MYGMVFSVFLIWRIGAIGGWSRGCWILLAVCLVGVRKDQSDIDWTRFFTIGIPLLGVFYYFYKAGNALWWELANWMFQNNKHPLHLDELMQAIPLNAGAWARTFSCEALDEFMAWVYSHSFVVSLWICIVRSFWTKSVKKMLSYALSGHLLQFPLIFPFYNLILLREVWYVKSQPDLLQRQFADENALLVNVMNCFPSMHTSIAFAMLLLALREKDGIFKTTMVAYCVSIIFSTLYLQIHWVVDVLAGMAFGFGSVKLADRLIHVVSARLVPAKLKATCA